A single region of the Solwaraspora sp. WMMD791 genome encodes:
- a CDS encoding DUF4190 domain-containing protein, with protein sequence MLAVLTLASAFVFAPAAIVLGHLARRQIRQTGADGWALADWGLFLGYLGTIVGLLCCCGLLVVTIRSAGLGMP encoded by the coding sequence ATGCTGGCGGTCCTCACCCTGGCCAGCGCCTTCGTGTTCGCCCCGGCCGCGATCGTGCTCGGACACCTCGCGAGACGCCAGATCCGGCAGACCGGTGCGGACGGCTGGGCGCTGGCCGACTGGGGACTGTTCCTCGGCTACCTCGGCACCATCGTCGGTCTACTGTGCTGCTGCGGCCTGCTCGTCGTCACCATCCGCAGCGCCGGGCTCGGAATGCCATGA
- a CDS encoding LacI family DNA-binding transcriptional regulator, with amino-acid sequence MATLADVAKRAGVSPATASRIINGSSKPVTEALRERVLAAVEELQYVPNAHAQSLARAHRSAVGVIVHDVSDPYFAEITRGLQRVATEHGRLVIICNSYRDPDKELQYVELLRAHQAAAIVLAGSGYHDETFTALLESKLRVYERTGGRVAVIGRHSHAGDAVVPDNEMGGYLLGAELYSLGHTHFGVVAGPKVLTTTTDRLTGLRRAAREHGQKLPARRIAYADFDRASGAAAAAGLLDAEPGLTAIAALNDSMAIGVLALLRSRGIAVPEQFSVVGFDDMPVARDVTPALTTVRLPLAEMGARAMTMALQASGHPRAAVIEEVGAELVRRDSAGPPPPAVD; translated from the coding sequence GTGGCCACGCTCGCGGACGTCGCGAAACGCGCCGGCGTGTCACCGGCCACCGCGTCACGGATCATCAACGGCAGCAGCAAGCCGGTGACCGAGGCGCTGCGCGAACGGGTCCTCGCCGCCGTCGAGGAGCTGCAGTACGTGCCGAACGCGCACGCCCAGTCGCTGGCCCGGGCACACCGTAGCGCGGTCGGTGTCATCGTCCACGACGTCTCCGACCCGTACTTCGCCGAGATCACCCGGGGTCTGCAGCGGGTGGCCACCGAGCACGGCCGGCTGGTCATCATCTGCAACAGCTACCGCGACCCGGACAAGGAACTGCAGTACGTCGAACTGCTCCGCGCCCACCAGGCGGCGGCGATCGTCCTGGCCGGCTCCGGCTACCACGACGAGACGTTCACCGCCCTGCTGGAGAGCAAGCTGCGGGTCTACGAACGCACCGGCGGCCGGGTCGCGGTGATCGGCCGGCACTCCCACGCCGGGGACGCGGTGGTGCCGGACAACGAGATGGGTGGCTACCTGCTCGGTGCCGAGCTCTACTCGCTCGGACACACCCACTTCGGGGTGGTCGCCGGCCCGAAGGTGCTGACCACGACCACCGACCGGCTCACCGGGCTGCGCCGGGCCGCCCGGGAACACGGCCAGAAGCTACCCGCCCGGCGGATCGCGTACGCCGATTTCGACCGCGCGAGCGGCGCGGCGGCCGCCGCCGGCCTGCTCGACGCCGAGCCCGGTCTCACCGCGATCGCCGCGCTCAACGACTCGATGGCCATCGGCGTCCTGGCGCTGCTGCGCTCGCGCGGCATCGCGGTACCGGAGCAGTTCAGCGTGGTCGGCTTCGACGACATGCCGGTCGCCCGCGACGTGACTCCGGCGTTGACCACCGTACGGCTGCCGCTGGCCGAGATGGGTGCCCGGGCGATGACGATGGCGCTGCAGGCATCCGGCCACCCGCGCGCGGCCGTGATCGAGGAGGTCGGCGCCGAGCTGGTGCGTCGCGACAGCGCGGGGCCACCGCCGCCGGCGGTCGACTGA
- a CDS encoding Rv2578c family radical SAM protein, translated as MRWDTLSAPPDGAGPPGAAPAAPPLPLALPEAVPRTFDTPGFAGMTFYEIHAKSIINRVRSGSRVPFEWTVNPYRGCSHACTYCFARNTHTYLDLDAGLDFDSKIVVKVNAAELLRRELAAPGWAGQPIAMGTNVDCYQRAEGRYRLMPEIIGALHEAANPFSILTKGTLILRDLPLLRRAAQVARVSLAVSVGFVDEPLWRAVESGTPSPARRLATVRTLTDAGFDVSVLMAPILPGLTDDTESIDTTVAAIARAGAVSVTPLPLHLRPGAREWYAAWLGRTHPHLVARYRALFRSGAYLPQSYQREIVARVRIAARRHGLAPAGPGAARQPAGTDTADLPRTAGTAGRQLPGQLALL; from the coding sequence ATGCGTTGGGACACCTTGTCGGCTCCCCCCGACGGGGCAGGCCCACCCGGGGCAGCGCCAGCGGCTCCACCCCTGCCGCTGGCGCTGCCCGAGGCCGTCCCGCGCACCTTCGACACCCCCGGCTTCGCCGGCATGACGTTCTACGAGATCCACGCCAAGTCGATCATCAACCGGGTGCGCAGTGGGTCCCGCGTGCCGTTCGAGTGGACGGTCAACCCGTACCGTGGGTGCAGCCACGCCTGCACGTACTGCTTCGCCCGCAACACCCACACCTACCTCGACCTCGACGCCGGGCTGGATTTCGACAGCAAGATCGTGGTCAAGGTCAACGCCGCCGAGTTGCTCCGCCGCGAGCTGGCCGCACCGGGCTGGGCGGGCCAGCCCATCGCGATGGGCACCAACGTCGACTGCTACCAGCGCGCCGAAGGGCGCTACCGGCTCATGCCGGAGATCATCGGCGCGCTGCACGAGGCGGCCAACCCGTTCTCGATCCTCACCAAGGGGACGCTGATCCTGCGGGATCTGCCGCTGCTGCGCCGGGCCGCGCAGGTGGCCCGGGTCAGTCTGGCCGTCTCAGTGGGCTTCGTCGACGAGCCGCTGTGGCGGGCTGTCGAGTCCGGTACGCCCAGCCCCGCCCGGCGGCTGGCAACCGTCCGCACGCTGACCGACGCCGGGTTCGACGTCAGCGTCCTGATGGCACCGATCCTGCCCGGCCTGACCGACGACACCGAGTCGATCGACACGACCGTCGCCGCGATCGCCCGTGCCGGGGCGGTCAGCGTCACCCCGCTGCCCCTGCACCTGCGGCCCGGGGCCCGCGAGTGGTACGCCGCCTGGCTCGGCCGCACCCATCCCCACCTGGTCGCCCGCTACCGCGCGCTGTTCCGATCCGGCGCCTACCTGCCGCAGTCCTACCAGCGGGAGATCGTCGCCCGGGTGCGGATCGCCGCCCGCCGGCACGGACTCGCTCCGGCCGGCCCCGGTGCCGCCCGCCAACCCGCGGGCACCGACACCGCAGACCTGCCGCGCACCGCCGGCACCGCCGGCCGTCAACTCCCCGGCCAGCTCGCCCTGCTCTGA
- a CDS encoding CBS domain-containing protein, translating to MTMATRVYIARLAGLAVFDPNGDQVGRIRDAVVRLRTTNRPPQVVGLVAEMPMRRRIFLPMGRVTAIDPESVLLGTGTLNLRRFEKRPNELLVLEDLLDRRVAFDADERPGTVVDVAMEANRIGEWSLTRVAVREITGRLTRRGHLHQLDWHRVRGLIGLPDTQGTAGLLSVLDQMRAADLANALQDLPDSRRHEIAAALDDERLADVLEELPEHDQVAILTALDRERAADVLEEMDPDDAADLLAELPPPEQDVLLDLMEPDEADSVRQLLQYQAGTAGSMMTSEPVILTPDATVAEALARIREPQLPPAIAAQVFVARAPMATPTGKYLGVVHFQRLLREPPAELLGGVVDNGIDPLQPETPLLEITRRMATYDLVAMPVVDATNRLVGAVTVDDVLDHSLPADWRDRDTPLDDGSAHG from the coding sequence GTGACTATGGCGACCAGGGTGTACATCGCCCGGCTCGCCGGGCTCGCCGTCTTCGACCCCAACGGCGACCAGGTCGGGCGGATCCGGGACGCGGTGGTACGGCTACGCACCACCAACCGGCCCCCTCAGGTGGTCGGGTTGGTGGCCGAGATGCCGATGCGCCGGCGGATCTTCCTTCCGATGGGCCGGGTGACCGCGATCGACCCGGAGTCGGTGCTGCTCGGCACCGGCACCCTCAACCTGCGGCGATTCGAGAAACGGCCGAACGAGCTGCTGGTGCTGGAGGACCTGCTGGACCGCCGGGTCGCCTTCGACGCCGACGAGCGCCCCGGCACCGTCGTCGACGTGGCGATGGAGGCCAACCGCATCGGCGAATGGTCCCTGACCCGGGTCGCGGTCCGTGAGATCACCGGTCGGTTGACCCGCCGTGGTCATCTGCACCAGCTGGACTGGCACCGGGTGCGCGGGCTGATCGGGCTGCCGGACACCCAGGGAACCGCCGGGTTGCTCTCCGTACTCGACCAGATGCGCGCCGCCGACCTGGCCAACGCCCTGCAGGATCTCCCGGACAGCCGCCGGCACGAGATCGCCGCCGCGCTCGACGACGAACGCCTCGCCGACGTACTGGAGGAGCTGCCCGAGCACGACCAGGTGGCGATCCTGACCGCGCTGGACCGGGAACGCGCCGCCGACGTGCTGGAGGAGATGGATCCGGACGACGCGGCCGACCTGCTGGCCGAGCTGCCGCCGCCGGAGCAGGACGTGCTGCTGGACCTGATGGAGCCCGACGAGGCCGACTCGGTACGTCAGCTGCTGCAGTACCAGGCGGGAACCGCCGGCAGCATGATGACCTCCGAACCGGTCATTCTCACCCCGGATGCCACCGTCGCCGAGGCGCTGGCCCGCATCCGCGAGCCGCAGCTGCCGCCGGCGATCGCCGCCCAGGTCTTCGTCGCCCGGGCGCCGATGGCCACCCCGACCGGCAAGTACCTGGGCGTGGTCCATTTCCAGCGGCTGCTCCGGGAGCCGCCGGCGGAACTGCTCGGGGGAGTCGTCGACAACGGCATCGACCCGCTGCAGCCGGAGACGCCGCTGCTGGAGATCACCCGGCGGATGGCGACCTACGACCTGGTGGCGATGCCGGTGGTCGACGCGACGAACCGGCTGGTCGGCGCGGTGACCGTGGACGACGTACTGGACCATTCGCTGCCGGCGGACTGGCGGGACCGGGACACCCCGCTCGACGACGGGAGCGCACATGGCTGA
- a CDS encoding DUF1003 domain-containing protein: protein MAEHRRTVRLDQPRDPGRLSLPRYDPEAFGQWAEAIARFMGTARFLVYMTVFVVGWIAWNTLAPAQLRFDPYTFTFLTLMLSVQASYAAPLILLAQNRQADRDRVSLEEDRRRAAMQKADTEYLAREIASLRVAVGEVATRDFLRSELSRLAEELDEQAHRRHRLERRPLEGPQQVDGDRR from the coding sequence ATGGCTGAGCACCGCCGGACCGTACGTCTGGACCAGCCTCGCGATCCGGGCCGGTTGTCGCTGCCCCGCTACGACCCGGAGGCGTTCGGGCAGTGGGCGGAGGCGATCGCCCGGTTCATGGGCACCGCCCGCTTCCTGGTCTACATGACGGTCTTCGTCGTCGGCTGGATCGCCTGGAACACCCTGGCCCCGGCGCAGCTGCGCTTCGACCCGTACACCTTCACGTTCCTGACCCTGATGTTGTCGGTCCAGGCCTCGTACGCGGCCCCGCTGATCCTGCTGGCGCAGAACCGGCAGGCCGACCGGGACCGGGTCTCGTTGGAGGAGGACCGGCGGCGGGCGGCGATGCAGAAGGCCGACACCGAGTACCTGGCCCGGGAGATCGCCTCGCTGCGGGTGGCGGTCGGCGAGGTGGCGACCCGCGACTTTCTCCGCTCGGAGCTGAGCCGGCTCGCGGAGGAACTCGACGAACAGGCACACCGCCGGCACCGCCTGGAACGCCGGCCGCTGGAAGGACCGCAGCAGGTCGACGGCGACCGGCGCTGA
- a CDS encoding DUF4190 domain-containing protein, whose amino-acid sequence MSQPQQPGNWSDSSWQGQQQPYGSYDPAGQVSGQPVAPGYPAYPDQQAYAPGAAYAAPGYPAGYPYPVAAANPVNGRAIAALVLGILGILGLCGYFVPGLIGIVGALLGHSARRQIRIAAGQGRPEQGDGMAVAGMITGWISFGIALLASIGIAVAIIVGISQNQ is encoded by the coding sequence ATGAGCCAACCCCAGCAGCCCGGCAACTGGAGCGACTCCTCCTGGCAGGGTCAGCAGCAGCCGTACGGCTCCTACGACCCGGCCGGGCAGGTCAGCGGGCAGCCGGTCGCTCCGGGCTACCCGGCGTACCCGGACCAGCAGGCGTACGCCCCGGGCGCCGCGTACGCCGCCCCCGGGTACCCGGCCGGCTACCCGTACCCGGTGGCCGCCGCCAACCCGGTCAACGGTCGGGCGATCGCGGCGCTGGTGCTGGGGATCCTGGGCATCCTCGGCCTCTGTGGATACTTCGTCCCCGGTCTGATCGGCATCGTCGGCGCGCTGCTCGGCCACTCCGCCCGGCGGCAGATCCGCATCGCCGCCGGGCAGGGCCGTCCGGAACAAGGTGACGGGATGGCGGTCGCCGGGATGATCACCGGCTGGATCTCGTTCGGGATCGCGCTGCTCGCCTCCATCGGGATCGCCGTCGCGATCATCGTGGGCATCAGCCAGAACCAGTAG
- a CDS encoding preprotein translocase subunit TatB — MFDNLNWWEIGLILMLALLIFGDRLPQVISDGLRMVRNLRNMARNATSDLSRELGTDIQLEDLHPKAFIRKHLLSEEDEAALRKPLQGVYDDLRSDIGGVRDELRDVAAAADLKSTTAPAPARDAVVPSAPAAAAPTPAAPVKPVDVDAT, encoded by the coding sequence GTGTTCGACAACCTGAACTGGTGGGAGATCGGGCTGATCCTGATGCTCGCTCTGTTGATCTTCGGTGACCGGTTGCCGCAGGTGATCTCCGACGGTCTGCGGATGGTGCGCAATCTGCGCAACATGGCCCGCAATGCCACCTCGGACCTCAGCCGCGAGCTGGGCACCGACATCCAGCTGGAGGATCTGCACCCCAAGGCGTTCATCCGCAAGCACCTGCTCAGCGAGGAGGACGAGGCGGCACTGCGTAAGCCGTTGCAGGGCGTCTACGACGACCTGCGGTCCGACATCGGCGGGGTGCGTGACGAGCTGCGCGACGTCGCGGCGGCGGCCGACCTGAAGTCGACGACGGCACCGGCACCGGCCCGTGACGCGGTCGTCCCGTCCGCGCCGGCAGCTGCCGCGCCGACACCCGCCGCGCCCGTCAAGCCGGTCGACGTCGACGCCACCTGA
- a CDS encoding SDR family NAD(P)-dependent oxidoreductase: protein MAVAGGPWPEPSSLRLDGRVALVTGAGSSDGIGYATARRLGQLGARVAIVSTTRRIHERAAELGATGFVADLTDEAEVGALADAVAEQLGDVEVLVNNAGLASRASPEVLRPVAQLSFDEWRAEIDRNLTTAFLCSRAFIGGMSERGWGRIVNLAATAGPVNALPTEAGYAAAKAGVVGLTRALAMELVADGVTVNAVAPGTIYTAASTVTELKQGIGTPIGRPGTPDEVAAAIAFFCSPAASYITGQMLVVDGGNSVQEAQYR, encoded by the coding sequence ATGGCCGTGGCCGGCGGTCCCTGGCCGGAGCCGAGCAGCCTGCGACTGGACGGCCGGGTCGCCCTGGTCACCGGCGCTGGCAGCTCGGACGGGATCGGGTACGCCACCGCACGCCGGCTGGGTCAGCTCGGTGCCCGGGTCGCGATCGTCTCCACCACCCGTCGGATCCACGAGCGGGCCGCCGAGCTCGGCGCTACCGGTTTCGTGGCGGACCTGACCGACGAGGCCGAGGTGGGCGCCCTGGCCGACGCCGTCGCCGAGCAGCTGGGCGACGTCGAGGTCCTGGTGAACAACGCCGGACTGGCCAGCCGGGCGAGTCCGGAGGTGCTGCGCCCGGTCGCGCAGCTCAGCTTCGACGAGTGGCGGGCGGAGATCGACCGGAACCTGACCACCGCCTTCCTGTGCAGCCGGGCCTTCATCGGCGGGATGTCCGAGCGTGGCTGGGGCCGGATCGTCAACCTGGCAGCCACCGCCGGGCCGGTGAACGCCCTGCCGACCGAGGCCGGCTACGCCGCGGCCAAGGCCGGGGTGGTCGGGCTCACCCGGGCGTTGGCTATGGAGCTGGTCGCCGACGGGGTCACGGTGAACGCGGTCGCCCCCGGGACGATCTACACGGCGGCGTCGACGGTGACCGAGCTCAAGCAGGGCATCGGTACGCCGATCGGCCGTCCCGGCACCCCGGACGAGGTGGCGGCGGCGATCGCGTTCTTCTGTTCGCCGGCCGCCTCCTACATCACCGGCCAGATGCTCGTCGTGGACGGCGGTAACAGCGTCCAGGAGGCCCAGTACCGCTGA
- a CDS encoding PhzF family phenazine biosynthesis protein, with product MSSLGYEIVDVFTDRPFAGNPLAVVFDAQQLASDQMQAIAREFNLSETVFVLPARAAEANYRVRIFTPERELPFAGHPSVGAAATAGRRGLVTAGTVVQECGAGLLPIELSEDGYAALRGGEPTVGALQDPGPLLAAVGLGPADHTGPAPRRAGCGLEFDYLCVRPEAVARAVLDSGAAQAGGVGMISVFSWSPATGTDRPVVHSRVFCPGAGVVEDPATGSAALGLGVWAVASALLPANGQSRYVVRQGAEIHRPSTMDCTVTALGGRARGATVAGHVVPVAAGQIAVPPFVG from the coding sequence ATGTCCAGCCTCGGCTACGAGATCGTCGACGTCTTCACCGACCGGCCGTTCGCCGGCAATCCACTCGCCGTCGTCTTCGACGCCCAACAGCTCGCCAGCGACCAGATGCAGGCGATCGCACGGGAGTTCAACCTGTCCGAGACCGTCTTCGTGCTGCCGGCCCGGGCCGCCGAGGCGAACTACCGGGTGAGGATCTTCACACCCGAGCGGGAGCTGCCGTTCGCCGGCCACCCGAGCGTCGGGGCGGCGGCGACCGCAGGCCGGCGGGGGCTGGTGACGGCGGGCACCGTCGTGCAGGAGTGCGGTGCCGGGCTGCTGCCGATCGAACTCTCCGAAGACGGTTACGCGGCACTGCGTGGCGGTGAGCCGACCGTGGGGGCACTGCAGGATCCGGGACCGCTGCTGGCCGCCGTCGGACTCGGCCCGGCGGACCACACCGGTCCGGCGCCGCGTCGGGCCGGCTGCGGGCTGGAGTTCGACTACCTGTGCGTACGGCCGGAAGCCGTCGCCCGCGCGGTGCTCGACTCAGGCGCGGCGCAGGCCGGCGGGGTCGGGATGATCAGCGTCTTCTCCTGGAGCCCGGCGACCGGTACGGACCGTCCGGTGGTGCACAGCCGGGTGTTCTGCCCCGGCGCCGGCGTCGTGGAGGATCCGGCCACCGGCTCGGCCGCCCTTGGCCTCGGCGTGTGGGCGGTGGCGAGCGCCCTGCTGCCGGCGAACGGGCAGTCGCGGTACGTCGTCCGGCAGGGCGCGGAGATCCATCGACCATCTACCATGGACTGTACGGTGACCGCGCTGGGTGGGCGGGCCCGGGGCGCGACGGTCGCCGGCCACGTCGTGCCGGTCGCGGCCGGCCAGATCGCCGTCCCGCCGTTCGTCGGCTGA
- a CDS encoding DUF4190 domain-containing protein, translating to MYDSDPGKSDQPPTPGHPGGPGQPYPPGQPYPPAGGWPGYAPPRPTNTMALASFIVSLVSLFSCPLIGIVSIVLGRRARDEIRRTGEQGEGLAQAGVIIGWIGVALAVIGALAFLAYFGFVFVMVSNTTTY from the coding sequence ATGTACGACTCAGATCCCGGCAAGTCCGACCAGCCGCCGACACCGGGTCACCCGGGCGGCCCCGGTCAGCCGTACCCGCCCGGTCAGCCGTACCCGCCGGCCGGCGGGTGGCCCGGTTACGCCCCGCCCCGACCGACCAACACCATGGCCCTGGCCTCGTTCATCGTGTCGCTGGTCAGCCTGTTCAGCTGCCCGTTGATCGGCATCGTGTCGATCGTCCTGGGCCGCCGCGCCCGCGACGAGATCCGGCGTACCGGTGAACAGGGTGAAGGGCTCGCCCAGGCCGGCGTGATCATCGGCTGGATCGGGGTCGCCCTCGCCGTGATCGGCGCCCTGGCGTTCCTGGCCTACTTCGGCTTCGTGTTCGTGATGGTGAGCAACACGACCACCTACTGA
- a CDS encoding DMT family transporter: MSSGARNPAPAGRGELLATGATAIAVLAVSTSAPLIAFAAAPALAVAFWRNLLATGAVAPFVLARRRPELRALAAPIGRRQLGWCVLAGVALAAHFGTWMPSAQLTSVATATALVATQPVWQGLIALGQGRRLPLLTWVGIAVAVLGATLATGADIGFDARAVAGDLLALAGAIFAAVYTALGEHARRTVSTTTYTTICYGVCAVVLLVVCLAAGVPLTGFPGSTWLAVLGLVVGAQLLGHSMFSYALHKIPATTVSVLILLEVPGAALIAWAWLGQVPRAAALPGLGLLLVGVAVVVLGGTRVRTPPPLPPEAGPPEHPPPPA; this comes from the coding sequence GTGTCCTCCGGTGCCCGTAACCCCGCTCCGGCCGGCCGGGGTGAACTGCTCGCCACCGGTGCCACGGCCATCGCCGTACTGGCCGTGTCGACGTCGGCGCCGCTGATCGCGTTCGCCGCCGCGCCGGCGCTGGCGGTCGCCTTCTGGCGCAACCTGCTGGCCACCGGCGCGGTGGCCCCCTTCGTGCTGGCCCGCCGCCGCCCGGAGCTGCGGGCGCTGGCCGCGCCGATCGGCCGCCGTCAGCTCGGCTGGTGTGTCCTGGCCGGGGTCGCGCTCGCCGCGCACTTCGGCACCTGGATGCCGAGCGCCCAGCTGACCTCGGTGGCGACCGCCACCGCGCTGGTCGCCACCCAGCCGGTCTGGCAGGGCCTCATCGCGCTCGGGCAGGGTCGCCGACTGCCGCTGCTGACCTGGGTCGGGATCGCGGTGGCGGTGCTCGGCGCGACGCTCGCCACCGGAGCCGACATCGGCTTCGACGCCCGTGCCGTCGCCGGAGACCTGCTGGCACTCGCCGGTGCGATCTTCGCCGCGGTCTACACCGCGCTGGGCGAGCACGCCCGGCGGACGGTCAGCACCACCACGTACACGACGATCTGCTACGGCGTCTGCGCGGTGGTCCTACTGGTGGTCTGCCTCGCCGCCGGCGTACCGCTGACCGGTTTTCCCGGCTCCACCTGGCTCGCCGTGCTCGGCCTGGTGGTCGGGGCACAGCTGCTCGGCCACTCGATGTTCAGCTACGCCCTGCACAAGATCCCGGCGACCACGGTCAGCGTGCTGATCCTGCTGGAGGTGCCGGGCGCCGCGTTGATCGCCTGGGCCTGGCTGGGGCAGGTGCCCCGGGCGGCCGCGTTGCCCGGTCTGGGGCTGCTGCTGGTCGGTGTCGCCGTGGTCGTGCTCGGCGGCACCCGGGTCCGTACGCCTCCACCGCTGCCACCGGAGGCGGGGCCGCCGGAACACCCGCCGCCGCCGGCCTGA
- a CDS encoding P-loop NTPase — protein sequence MSAPTSTVTDAVNAALATVNDPEIRRPITELGMVRSVVVGADGLVRVELLLTVAGCPLKDKLRGDITEAVTRVSGVSGVEIEFGVMSPEQRKALQEQLRGGSAGAEPVIPFAQPGSRTRVYAVASGKGGVGKSSVTVNLAAALAARGLSVGVIDADIYGHSVPRMLGAQGKPTRVEEMIMPPQAHGVKVISIGMFTAGNAAVVWRGPMLHRALQQFLADVYWGELDVLLLDLPPGTGDVAISLAQLLPNAEILVVTTPQAAAAEVAERAGAIALQTHQRLVGVVENMSWLELPTGERMEIFGSGGGATVAESLTRTVGAAVPLLGQIPLDTRVRETGDAGTPIVLADPTAAAAKALVGVADRLAVRRESLLGKPLGLRPAGR from the coding sequence ATGTCCGCACCGACCAGCACCGTCACCGATGCCGTCAACGCCGCCCTGGCCACGGTCAACGATCCGGAGATCCGCCGGCCGATCACCGAGCTGGGCATGGTGCGCTCCGTCGTGGTCGGCGCCGACGGCCTGGTACGCGTGGAGCTGCTGCTGACCGTCGCCGGCTGCCCACTCAAGGACAAGCTGCGCGGCGACATCACCGAGGCGGTGACCCGGGTCTCCGGGGTCAGCGGCGTCGAGATCGAGTTCGGGGTGATGAGCCCGGAGCAGCGCAAAGCGCTGCAGGAGCAGTTGCGCGGCGGTAGCGCCGGCGCCGAACCGGTGATCCCGTTCGCCCAGCCCGGCTCCCGTACCAGGGTGTACGCGGTGGCCAGCGGCAAGGGCGGGGTGGGCAAGTCCAGCGTGACGGTGAACCTGGCCGCCGCCCTGGCGGCCCGGGGATTGTCGGTCGGGGTGATCGACGCCGACATCTACGGACATTCGGTGCCCCGGATGCTCGGCGCCCAGGGCAAGCCGACCCGGGTCGAGGAAATGATCATGCCGCCCCAGGCGCACGGTGTGAAGGTCATCTCGATCGGCATGTTCACCGCCGGCAACGCCGCCGTGGTCTGGCGCGGGCCGATGCTGCACCGGGCGTTGCAACAGTTCCTCGCCGACGTCTACTGGGGCGAGCTGGACGTACTGCTGCTGGACCTGCCGCCGGGCACCGGCGACGTGGCGATCTCCCTGGCCCAGCTGCTGCCCAACGCCGAGATCCTGGTGGTCACCACACCGCAGGCGGCGGCCGCCGAGGTCGCCGAGCGCGCCGGCGCCATCGCGTTGCAGACCCATCAGCGGCTGGTCGGCGTGGTGGAGAACATGTCCTGGCTCGAGCTGCCCACCGGTGAGCGGATGGAGATCTTCGGCAGCGGCGGCGGTGCCACCGTCGCCGAGTCGTTGACCCGTACGGTCGGCGCGGCGGTGCCGCTGCTGGGGCAGATTCCGCTGGACACCCGGGTCCGGGAGACCGGCGACGCGGGCACTCCGATCGTGCTGGCCGACCCGACGGCCGCCGCCGCCAAGGCCCTCGTCGGCGTCGCCGACCGGTTGGCGGTCCGGCGCGAGTCGTTGCTCGGCAAGCCGCTGGGGCTACGCCCGGCCGGCCGCTGA
- a CDS encoding CoA-binding protein, which yields MRTPQQILADARTIAVVGASRDPAKPAHSVPAQLIRYGWRVIPVNPYVDEIFGERAWPSLADLPVPVDLVNVFRPVPDAIDVVRDAVRIGAPAVWLQSGIASAQAREIASAAGIDYVEDHCIAVERARARLTGPDRSAADPTSSPDRPG from the coding sequence ATGAGAACCCCGCAACAGATCCTGGCGGACGCGCGGACGATCGCGGTGGTGGGCGCGTCCCGCGATCCGGCGAAACCGGCCCACAGCGTTCCGGCGCAGCTCATCCGGTACGGCTGGCGGGTGATCCCGGTCAACCCGTACGTCGACGAGATCTTCGGCGAACGGGCCTGGCCGAGCCTGGCCGACCTGCCGGTCCCGGTGGACCTGGTCAACGTGTTCCGACCCGTACCGGACGCGATCGACGTCGTACGCGACGCCGTCCGCATCGGCGCACCCGCCGTGTGGCTGCAGAGCGGAATCGCCTCGGCGCAGGCCCGGGAGATCGCCAGCGCCGCCGGAATCGACTACGTCGAGGACCACTGCATCGCGGTGGAACGGGCCCGGGCCCGGCTCACCGGACCCGACCGGTCGGCCGCCGACCCGACCTCGTCCCCGGACCGACCGGGCTGA